In Helianthus annuus cultivar XRQ/B chromosome 8, HanXRQr2.0-SUNRISE, whole genome shotgun sequence, a single genomic region encodes these proteins:
- the LOC110871534 gene encoding uncharacterized protein LOC110871534 isoform X1 translates to MSSIQKSTPKSSAVALDDINSMIISKPTRRTVPDAEPRQVTTRAKSGSKRRKTSEPDIDLFDIEKRLHDVLTEEFSRLKVHHEKRIAEYEETLTRIRSAAAAKDKTITNLEKDKQDLEAQLLHSEMGIHEAAMNATDEAKVCAARAILQDRIEMAQEAMDSSFDRATWEVASWEMEQKNLGGDEELEQAAVDAGEAGTSGVPTTEGCW, encoded by the exons ATGTCAA GCATTCAGAAATCCACTCCCAAGTCTTCTGCTGTTGCCCTTGATGATATCAATAGTATGATTATCTCCAAACCAACCAGAAGGACCGTCCCTGATGCTGAGCCTCGCCAAGTTACTACCAGAGCTAAGTCTGGATCAAAGAGGAGGAAGACCTCTGAACCAGACATCGACCTTTTCGACATCGAGAAAAGGCTCCATGATGTTCTGACCGAG gaattcaGCCGCCTGAAGGTCCATCATGAGAAAAGAATTGCTGAATACGAAGAGACTCTGACTAGGATACGCTCCGCCGCTGCCGCCAAGGACAAGACCATCACAAATTTAGAGAAAGACAAACAAGACTTGGAGGCGCAACTGCTACATTCCGAGATGGGGATTCACGAGGCTGCTATGAACGCCACCGACGAAGCAAAGGTTTGTGCTGCCCGGGCTATCCTCCAGGATCGAATCGAGATGGCTCAGGAAGCAATGGACTCTAGCTTTGACCGGGCAACCTGGGAGGTAGCTTCTTGGGAGATGGAGCAGAAGAACCTGGGCGGTGATGAGGAGCTTGAGCAGGCAGCTGTGGATGCAGGTGAAGCGGGGACTAGTGGAGTGCCGACTACTGAAGGATGCTGGTGA
- the LOC110871534 gene encoding uncharacterized protein LOC110871534 isoform X2: MIISKPTRRTVPDAEPRQVTTRAKSGSKRRKTSEPDIDLFDIEKRLHDVLTEEFSRLKVHHEKRIAEYEETLTRIRSAAAAKDKTITNLEKDKQDLEAQLLHSEMGIHEAAMNATDEAKVCAARAILQDRIEMAQEAMDSSFDRATWEVASWEMEQKNLGGDEELEQAAVDAGEAGTSGVPTTEGCW, from the exons ATGATTATCTCCAAACCAACCAGAAGGACCGTCCCTGATGCTGAGCCTCGCCAAGTTACTACCAGAGCTAAGTCTGGATCAAAGAGGAGGAAGACCTCTGAACCAGACATCGACCTTTTCGACATCGAGAAAAGGCTCCATGATGTTCTGACCGAG gaattcaGCCGCCTGAAGGTCCATCATGAGAAAAGAATTGCTGAATACGAAGAGACTCTGACTAGGATACGCTCCGCCGCTGCCGCCAAGGACAAGACCATCACAAATTTAGAGAAAGACAAACAAGACTTGGAGGCGCAACTGCTACATTCCGAGATGGGGATTCACGAGGCTGCTATGAACGCCACCGACGAAGCAAAGGTTTGTGCTGCCCGGGCTATCCTCCAGGATCGAATCGAGATGGCTCAGGAAGCAATGGACTCTAGCTTTGACCGGGCAACCTGGGAGGTAGCTTCTTGGGAGATGGAGCAGAAGAACCTGGGCGGTGATGAGGAGCTTGAGCAGGCAGCTGTGGATGCAGGTGAAGCGGGGACTAGTGGAGTGCCGACTACTGAAGGATGCTGGTGA
- the LOC110871535 gene encoding HIPL1 protein has protein sequence MTETTEILCIFILLLLLLLLHHSSSSSRPSNVTINSNAPQPPKGLCLEKLGNSSYLYMVPHPDGSNRVFVCNQQGKIWLAMVPEVGSSQGLMIDESYPFLDLRDQVIFATGMGLTSMALHPNFNENGRLFVAFNCDKFQQPGCEGRCSCNTDVGCDPSKVESLQESYPCQFHLVIAEFSANGTTFSSKLSWRGHANSVEVRRIFTMGLPFEAYHAGQILFGPDDGYLYFMIGDASHVADPYNFAQNKKSLLGKILRLDLDNIPNAEEISRLGLWGNYSIPKDNPYTTDKELEPEIWALGLSNPWRCSFDSENHSRFICGDVGKDQYEEINIIKKGGNYGWRVYEGPYATHPSYAPGGYTKPTSITTIFPVTGYTHDSVDASKGPASVVGGYFYRGAADPCLNGWYIYTDLYSYDIWAAIETTENSENFTSFSVPFGCAHDSPMECGFKPGAHNVPDLGYVLSLSEDNNKDVYLLTSNGVYRVAAPSRCRYHCSKERYSNVTRVASSGNLLQAASLVACFISFMVVI, from the exons ATGACTGAAACAACTGAGATCCTTTGCATCTTCATTCTcttgcttcttcttcttcttcttcaccatTCATCGTCATCATCTCGTCCTAGTAATGTAACCATTAACTCGAACGCCCCTCAACCGCCAAAGGGTCTATGTCTAGAAAAACTTGGAAACAGTTCCTACCTCTACATGGTTCCACACCCAGACGGGTCAAACCGAGTTTTTGTATGTAACCAACAAGGTAAAATATGGTTAGCCATGGTTCCTGAGGTGGGTTCATCACAAGGTTTGATGATAGATGAATCATACCCGTTTCTTGACTTGAGGGATCAAGTTATATTTGCAACCGGAATGGGACTTACTAGCATGGCTCTTCATCCAAACTTCAATGAAAATGGGAGACTCTTTGTTGCTTTCAATTGTGATAAGTTTCAGCAGCCTGGATGTGAAGGCAGATGTTCTTGTAATACGGATGTCGGTTGTGATCCTTCCAAGGTTGAGTCTCTTCAAGAATCTTATCCTTGCCAGTTTCATCTTGTGATCGCGGAGTTTAGCGCCAATGGCACCACCTTCTCTTCAAAACTTTCATGG AGGGGGCATGCGAATTCGGTTGAGGTGAGGAGGATATTTACAATGGGACTCCCATTTGAAGCATATCATGCAGGCCAGATTCTTTTTGGCCCTGATGATGGCTACTTGTATTTCATGATTGGAGATGCTTCACACGTTGCTGACCCGTATAATTTCGCACAAAACAAGAAATCTTTGCTTGGAAAGATATTGAGGCTTGATCTAGACAACATACCGA ATGCGGAGGAAATAAGTAGACTTGGCTTATGGGGAAACTATTCAATACCAAAAGACAATCCATACACTACTGATAAAGAACTTGAACCCGAGATTTGGGCCTTGGGTCTTAGTAATCCTTGGCGTTGCAGTTTCGACTCAGAAAATCATTCTCGCTTCATATGTGGAGATGTTGGGAAG gATCAATATGAAGAGATTAACATTATCAAGAAAGGCGGAAACTACGGATGGCGTGTATATGAGGGGCCCTATGCCACTCATCCATCATATGCTCCTGGGGGGTACACTAAACCAACCTCCATAACTACCATATTTCCTGTGACAGGATACACACATGATAGTGTTGATGCGAGCAAAGGCCCCGCCTCTGTCGTGGGTGGTTATTTCTACCGTGGCGCTGCGGATCCATGCTTGAATGGCTG GTACATATACACAGACTTGTACAGTTATGACATATGGGCAGCTATTGAGACCACTGAAAACAGTGAAAACTTCACCAGTTTCAGTGTCCCTTTTGGGTGTGCCCACGACTCACCAATGGAATGTGGGTTCAAACCGGGGGCTCACAACGTTCCTGACCTGGGTTACGTGCTATCATTAAGCGAAGATAACAACAAAGACGTGTACTTGTTGACAAGCAATGGTGTGTATAGAGTTGCAGCCCCAAGTCGGTGCAGGTACCATTGCTCCAAAGAAAGGTATTCAAATGTGACCAGAGTTGCATCATCTGGAAACTTATTGCAGGCTGCATCTTTAGTAGCATGTTTCATATCTTTTATGGtggttatttaa